The proteins below are encoded in one region of Odocoileus virginianus isolate 20LAN1187 ecotype Illinois chromosome 34, Ovbor_1.2, whole genome shotgun sequence:
- the FBXO30 gene encoding F-box only protein 30, with protein MEELQHPHCVNCVSRRCMTRPEAGISCDLVGCPLVCGAVFHACKADEHRLLCPFERVPCLNSDFGCPFTMARNKVAEHLEMCPASVVCCTMEWNRWPVSYADRKSYENLSRDVDEVAQLDMALALQDQRMLLESLKVATMMSKAIDKVSEPREQISVKPSVSEIPHTNGLVSVDEESYGALYQATVETTRSLAAALDILNTATRDIGMLSTSLCASPNEMNEEQNARESLQSRNLKDQDHLYEDEMGAVGGIDHKDTSQNAQLEQNGSSDLLCDLDASSYGTSALCNGFPLEDICPQVIEQNQDLHTDSKQSNLTNGECVASDGPSEPSSSLLVAAQVREVIPPNALPNGTVQHILMPDDDEDLCWKKVDLGDLRNVDVLSFSHPPSFKFLSNSCWSKPKEDKAVDTSDLEVAEDPMGLQGIDLITAALLFCLGDSPGGRGISDSRMADVYHVDFGTQTFSLPSAILATNTMVGEIASASACDHANPQLSNPSPFQTLGLDLVLECVARYQPKQRPMFTFVCGQLFRRKEFSSHFKNVHGDIHAGLNGWMEQRCPLAYYGCTYSQRRFCPSTQGAKIIHDHHLRSFGVQPSVSTVLVEPARNCVLGLHSDHLSSLPFEVLQHIAGFLDGFSLCQLSCVSKLMRDVCGSLLQSRGMVILQWGKKKYPEGNSSWQIKEKVWQFSTAFCSVNEWKFADILSMADHLKKCSYNIVEKREEAIPLPCMCVTRELTKEGRSLRSVLKPVL; from the coding sequence ATGGAGGAGCTGCAGCATCCGCACTGCGTTAATTGTGTCAGTAGACGATGTATGACACGACCAGAGGCTGGGATTTCCTGTGACTTGGTTGGTTGTCCGTTGGTTTGTGGAGCAGTTTTCCATGCATGTAAGGCTGATGAGCATCGACTTTTATGTCCATTTGAACGAGTGCCTTGCTTAAATAGTGACTTTGGATGTCCATTTACAATGGCTCGAAATAAAGTTGCTGAACATCTAGAAATGTGTCCTGCAAGTGTGGTGTGCTGTACTATGGAATGGAACCGATGGCCAGTTAGTTATGCAGACCGGAAATCTTATGAAAATCTAAGCAGAGATGTTGATGAAGTGGCACAATTAGATATGGCCTTGGCCCTTCAAGACCAACGGATGCTCTTAGAATCTCTCAAAGTAGCCACCATGATGTCAAAAGCAATTGATAAAGTGTCAGAACCTAGAGAACAGATCTCAGTTAAACCAAGTGTCTCAGAAATACCACATACTAATGGTTTGGTATCTGTTGATGAAGAATCTTATGGTGCACTTTATCAAGCTACTGTTGAAACAACCCGAAGTTTGGCTGCTGCTTTAGATATTCTGAATACTGCTACAAGAGACATTGGCATGTTAAGTACGAGCCTTTGTGCTTCcccaaatgaaatgaatgaagagCAAAATGCCAGAGAAAGCTTACAGAGTAGAAACCTGAAAGACCAGGACCATCTTTATGAGGATGAGATGGGAGCAGTAGGTGGGATTGACCATAAGGACACGAGTCAGAATGCTCAGTTGGAACAAAATGGTTCAAGTGATTTATTATGTGACTTGGATGCCAGTTCTTACGGCACTTCTGCTCTTTGTAATGGCTTTCCTTTGGAAGATATATGTCCACAGGTCATTGAGCAGAACCAGGATTTACATACTGACTCAAAACAAAGTAACTTAACAAATGGAGAATGTGTAGCATCAGATGGCCCTTCAGAACCTTCTAGCTCACTTTTAGTAGCAGCACAGGTTAGGGAAGTAATACCACCTAATGCTTTGCCTAATGGCACAGTTCAGCATATCCTCATGCCAGATGATGATGAAGACTTGTGTTGGAAAAAAGTAGACTTAGGGGACCTACGGAATGTGGATGTCTTATCTTTCAGTCACCCTCCTTCATTCAAATTTCTTTCGAATTCATGTTGGTCTAAACCAAAGGAAGATAAAGCAGTAGATACATCAGATTTGGAAGTTGCAGAAGATCCAATGGGTCTCCAAGGAATAGATCTAATCACAGCAGCATTACTGTTTTGTCTAGGAGATTCTCCAGGAGGAAGGGGTATATCTGATAGTCGCATGGCTGATGTTTATCATGTTGACTTTGGGACTCAGACTTTTTCACTTCCATCTGCCATTTTAGCTACAAATACAATGGTTGGGGaaatagcttcagcttcagcttgtGATCATGCCAACCCACAGCTTTCAAATCCAAGCCCTTTTCAGACACTGGGGCTGGACTTAGTATTGGAATGTGTCGCTAGGTACCAGCCCAAGCAGCGTCCAATGTTTACATTTGTTTGTGGACAgttatttagaagaaaagaattcTCATCACATTTTAAGAACGTGCATGGTGACATTCATGCTGGACTCAATGGCTGGATGGAACAGAGGTGTCCTCTAGCATATTATGGTTGTACCTATTCGCAGCGTAGATTTTGTCCGTCAACACAAGGAGCAAAGATTATACATGACCACCATTTGAGGTCATTTGGAGTTCAGCCATCTGTATCTACAGTGTTAGTAGAGCCTGCTAGAAACTGTGTGCTGGGTTTACATAGTGACCATCTAAGTAGTCTTCCTTTTGAAGTCCTGCAACATATTGCAGGGTTTCTCGATGGCTTCAGCTTATGCCAGCTCTCATGTGTATCCAAGTTAATGAGGGATGTGTGTGGCAGTCTTCTCCAGTCTCGCGGAATGGTCATACTTCAGTGGGGGAAAAAGAAGTATCCAGAAGGAAATTCATCATGGCAGATAAAAGA